Genomic DNA from Candidatus Methylomirabilota bacterium:
TCAGGTCTGTCTGGCCTTCTTCGGCGACGGCGCCGCCAATCGCGGGCCCTTCCACGAGGCCGTGAACCTGGCCGCCGCCTGGGCGCTGCCCGTCGTCTTCCTGTGCGAGAACAACGGCTGGGCGTCGTCGACGGCATTCGCCGCCGCCACGGCGGGCGGCTCGATCGCGGGCCGCGCCGCCGGCTACGGGATCGTCGGTCTCAGCCTGGACGGAAACGAGGCCCTCACGGTCCATGCGGCGGTGGCCGCCGCGGTGGCTCGGGCCCGCGCGGGGGGCGGCCCCTCGCTCCTGGAAGCCCGCACCATTCGCTGGCAGGGCCACTTCGAGGGCGACCCCCAGGTCTATCGCGAGAAGACCGAGGTGCTGGACGGCCGGCGGGCGGACCCGCTCGGGCGCCTGGCGGAGCGGCTCCGGACCGCCTCCACCTGGGACGAGCGCTGGGCCAAGGAGGTGGAGGAGACGATCCTCGCCGAGATCGACGACGCCGTCGCATTCGCCGAGGCGAGCCCGGACCCCGAGCCCGCGGCGGCGTTCACCGACCTGTTCGTGCGCGACGTCGAGGACCGCCGGCGCCCCGGTGGGCCATGACCGACCTGACATATGCCGACGCCCTCAACGCGGCCCTCCAGGAAGAGATGGCCCGCGACGATCGCGTCTACCTCATCGGCGAGGACATCGGGGCCGGCCTGCCGTTCGGTGTCACCCGGGGGCTCCGGGAGCGGTTCGGTGGCGGGCGGGTCCTCGACGCCCCGATCTCGGAGGCCGCCATCGTCGGGTCGGCGGTGGGAGCCGCGATGACGGGGATGCGCCCGGTCGTCGACATGCACTTCGCCGACTTCGTGACGTGCGCGATGGACGAGGTCGTGAACCAGCTCGCGAAGACGCGGTACATGTTCGGCGGGCAGTGTGCCTTTCCGCTGACGCTCCGGATGCCCTACGGCATCGGGAAGTCGGCCGGCGGTCACCACTCGAACTCGGTCGAGGCCTGGTTTCTCAACACTCCCGGGCTCAAGCTCTGCATCCCCTCGACCCCGGCCGACGCCAAGGGGCTCCTGAAGACCGCCATCCGGGACGACGACCCCGTGCTGGTGTTCGAGCCGCGCGGCCTCTACCGTCTGAGCGGGCCGGTGCCGGACGGCGAGTACCTCACCCCCCTCGGCCGGGCCGAGATCAAGCGCCCGGGCCGGGATGCGACCGTCATCGCGACCGCCCGGATGGTGCACCTGGCCCTCGAGGCGGCCTCATGGCTGGCGGGTGAAGGCATCGAGGTGGAGGTCGTGGACCCCCGGAGCCTGGTGCCACTCGACCGCGAGACGCTCGTCGGCTCGGTCGCCCGAACCCACCGGGTCGTCATCGCCGAGGAGGGCCCGCGGCGGGGTGGGGTGGGCGGCCACCTGGCCTGGGTCATCATGGAGGACGCCTTCGACGAGCTCGATGCCCCCATCGAGCGGGTAGCCTCGGCCGACGTGCCCGTCCCCTTCGCTCCCGTCCTGGAGGCCGCCGTCAGCCCCCGGGTCGATGCCATCGTGGCCGCCGTCCGCCGGACGCTCGGCCTCGCTCCCTGAGCCGGAAGGAGGCAATGCCCATGCGCCGAATCGTGGTGCTCATGCTCGCGGTCACGGCGGTCGTGGTCGCCCTCGGGCCGGTCCCGCCTGTCGGCGGCGCCGCTTACAAGGCCGAGTTCAAGATGTCGCTGGTCGTCAACGACCAGAGCCCCTGGGGTCAGGCGGCGATCAGGTTCGCCGATCTCGTGAAGGAACGCACCCAGGGGCGCATGACCGTGAAGAACTACTTCGCCGGCCAGCTCTTCGCCGGCAAGCAGACCAACGAGTTCTTGCTCCTCCACCAGGGCGTCGCCGACTTCGCCATGGGGTCGACGATCAACTGGTCGCCCCAGGTGAAAGAGCTGAACCTCTTCGCCCTGCCGTTCCTGTTCCCGAGCTACAAGGCCGTCGACGCCGTGGAGGCCGGGGAACCCGGGAAGCGCCTGTTCAGGCTGATCGAGGACAAGGGCGTCGTCCCCCTCGCCTGGGGAGAAAACGGCTTCCGGGAGCTCACGAACAGCAAGCGCGCGGTCAAGCGGCCCGAGGACCTCGAAGGCCTGAAGGTCCGCGTGGTCGGCTCGCCGATCTTCATCGAGATCTTCCGGGCGCTCGGGGCCAATCCGGTCAACATGAACTGGGGCGAGGCCCAGACGGCGTTCCAGCAGGGGACGGTGGACGGCCAGGAGAACCCGATCGCCTCGGTCATCATCCCCTACAAGCTCTGGCAGGTGCACAAGCACATCACCTTCTGGGAGTACGCCATCGACCCCGTGATCCTGGCCGCCAGCGGGGAAACCTGGAAGAGCCTGAGCCCCGAGGACCGCGACATCGTCCGGAAGGTCGGGGACGAGGTCATGGCCTGGGAGAAGAAGGCCGCCCGGGAGGGCCTGGAGGGGGCCATGACCGCGCTCGACACCCTCAAGAAGAGCGGGATGGAGGTGATCCAGCTCACCCCGGAGCAGCTCAAGGCGTTCCGGGACAAGACCCGCCCCGTCTACGACAAGTGGACGGCGGAGATCGGCGCAGAGCTGGTCCGGAGCACGGAGAAGATCGTCGAGGGCGCGAAGTAGCGCGTGCCGAGGGTGGCCGGGTCCTGATGCCCTGATGCGAGTCCGGGATCTGGCCGATCGCGCGGAGGAGCTCGTGGCGGGGACGATCCTCGCCGCGATGGCGACCCTGGCGATGGCCAACGTCGTCACCCGCTACTTCATCCGGTACTCGCTGGCCTTCACGGAGGAGCTCGAGGTCGCCGGGCTGGTGTGGGTCACGATGCTCGGCGCCGCCATCGGGTTCCGCGAGGCAGCGCACCTCGGCTTCGACGTGCTCCGCGCGCGGCTTCCCCGCTGGCCCCGCCGCCTGCTGACGATCACCGGCACCGCGCTGACCGTCTCCGCCTGCCTCGTCTTGATCTGGGGCGGGTGGCGCCAGATCCTGGCCG
This window encodes:
- a CDS encoding TRAP transporter small permease, giving the protein MRVRDLADRAEELVAGTILAAMATLAMANVVTRYFIRYSLAFTEELEVAGLVWVTMLGAAIGFREAAHLGFDVLRARLPRWPRRLLTITGTALTVSACLVLIWGGWRQILAERALSTTSEALGLPQWLYTAGVPAGAGLIVLRALQALRRDLGRPP
- a CDS encoding DctP family TRAP transporter solute-binding subunit — protein: MRRIVVLMLAVTAVVVALGPVPPVGGAAYKAEFKMSLVVNDQSPWGQAAIRFADLVKERTQGRMTVKNYFAGQLFAGKQTNEFLLLHQGVADFAMGSTINWSPQVKELNLFALPFLFPSYKAVDAVEAGEPGKRLFRLIEDKGVVPLAWGENGFRELTNSKRAVKRPEDLEGLKVRVVGSPIFIEIFRALGANPVNMNWGEAQTAFQQGTVDGQENPIASVIIPYKLWQVHKHITFWEYAIDPVILAASGETWKSLSPEDRDIVRKVGDEVMAWEKKAAREGLEGAMTALDTLKKSGMEVIQLTPEQLKAFRDKTRPVYDKWTAEIGAELVRSTEKIVEGAK
- a CDS encoding thiamine pyrophosphate-dependent dehydrogenase E1 component subunit alpha, translated to MTAPLTPDVLDVPLASALYRTMLRIRRVEERIRDLYAAGRLPGFIHLSIGQEAVAAGACAPLRRDDTVTSTHRGHGHYLAKGGSLRGLVAELYGKATGCCRGKGGSMHIADVAAGYLGANGVLTAGLPLACGAALSARMRGTDQVCLAFFGDGAANRGPFHEAVNLAAAWALPVVFLCENNGWASSTAFAAATAGGSIAGRAAGYGIVGLSLDGNEALTVHAAVAAAVARARAGGGPSLLEARTIRWQGHFEGDPQVYREKTEVLDGRRADPLGRLAERLRTASTWDERWAKEVEETILAEIDDAVAFAEASPDPEPAAAFTDLFVRDVEDRRRPGGP
- a CDS encoding alpha-ketoacid dehydrogenase subunit beta, giving the protein MTDLTYADALNAALQEEMARDDRVYLIGEDIGAGLPFGVTRGLRERFGGGRVLDAPISEAAIVGSAVGAAMTGMRPVVDMHFADFVTCAMDEVVNQLAKTRYMFGGQCAFPLTLRMPYGIGKSAGGHHSNSVEAWFLNTPGLKLCIPSTPADAKGLLKTAIRDDDPVLVFEPRGLYRLSGPVPDGEYLTPLGRAEIKRPGRDATVIATARMVHLALEAASWLAGEGIEVEVVDPRSLVPLDRETLVGSVARTHRVVIAEEGPRRGGVGGHLAWVIMEDAFDELDAPIERVASADVPVPFAPVLEAAVSPRVDAIVAAVRRTLGLAP